One Paraburkholderia flagellata genomic window carries:
- a CDS encoding phosphate acetyltransferase gives MEAHARYERLLEYCKALPPLPVAVAHPCDASSLGGAIEAAGMGLIAPILVGPRARIEAVAAEHGIVIDGFEVVEAPFSEAAAEAAVGLVREGRAEALMKGSLHTDELMAAVVKREAGMRTARRISHCFVMDVPGHEQALIITDAAINIAPTLEDKVHIVQNAIDLAHALMVDEVRVAILSAMETINPKVPSTIEAAAICKMVDRRQITGALVDGPLALDNAIDIQAATVKQIDSPVAGRANVLVVPDLEAGNMLAKSLSFLAGADAAGIVLGARVPIILTSRADSVLSRLASCAVAVLVARARRENAKIMG, from the coding sequence ATGGAAGCACACGCCAGGTACGAACGATTGTTGGAGTACTGCAAGGCATTGCCGCCGCTGCCGGTTGCCGTCGCGCATCCGTGCGATGCCAGTTCGCTTGGCGGTGCGATCGAGGCGGCAGGGATGGGCCTCATTGCGCCGATTCTCGTGGGTCCCCGCGCGCGTATCGAGGCGGTGGCAGCAGAGCACGGCATTGTGATCGACGGCTTCGAGGTGGTCGAGGCGCCGTTCAGTGAAGCGGCGGCGGAGGCTGCAGTAGGGCTCGTGCGCGAGGGCCGCGCAGAGGCGCTCATGAAGGGTAGCCTCCACACCGACGAGTTGATGGCGGCCGTCGTGAAGCGCGAAGCGGGGATGCGTACCGCGCGGCGAATCAGCCACTGCTTCGTGATGGACGTGCCCGGCCACGAACAGGCGCTGATCATTACGGACGCGGCGATCAATATCGCGCCCACGCTCGAGGACAAGGTTCATATCGTGCAAAACGCCATCGATCTCGCGCACGCGTTGATGGTCGACGAAGTCCGGGTAGCGATACTCTCGGCAATGGAGACGATCAATCCGAAGGTGCCGTCGACGATCGAAGCCGCAGCCATCTGCAAGATGGTGGACCGGCGCCAGATCACGGGCGCGCTGGTGGACGGGCCGCTTGCGCTCGACAATGCAATCGATATCCAGGCCGCGACCGTCAAGCAGATTGACTCGCCAGTGGCGGGGCGCGCCAACGTGCTGGTGGTGCCGGACCTCGAAGCAGGCAATATGCTGGCCAAGAGCCTGTCGTTTCTAGCAGGGGCGGACGCTGCCGGCATCGTTCTCGGCGCGCGCGTTCCAATCATTCTTACCAGCCGCGCAGATTCGGTCCTGAGCCGCCTCGCGTCGTGCGCGGTTGCCGTGCTCGTCGCGCGCGCGCGACGTGAGAACGCCAAGATAATGGGGTGA